A single Candidatus Bathyarchaeota archaeon DNA region contains:
- a CDS encoding winged helix-turn-helix transcriptional regulator, translating into MRKQLVTKLLIELLKNSKESDRSLAKKLGVSQPTITRTRNKIEREGLIRSYTIMPDWRKLGFEILVLTFVKMHPEVVSEELFKKLQKYAAKFPNVFFAARGQGLGMTGVIMSLHKDYRDYAQKIAKFREDWAQYLEDIQSFVMITDEGEIKEFSFKSLGESLL; encoded by the coding sequence ATGCGGAAACAACTAGTCACTAAATTATTGATAGAACTGTTAAAGAACTCTAAGGAAAGCGATAGAAGCCTAGCAAAAAAGCTGGGAGTTTCACAACCAACCATAACTCGGACTCGCAACAAAATTGAACGAGAAGGACTCATCAGGAGCTACACCATTATGCCCGATTGGAGAAAACTAGGCTTTGAAATACTCGTTTTAACTTTTGTTAAGATGCATCCAGAAGTCGTGTCTGAAGAACTATTCAAAAAACTACAAAAATATGCGGCAAAGTTTCCAAACGTATTTTTCGCCGCGCGGGGCCAGGGATTAGGCATGACTGGGGTTATAATGTCTCTGCACAAAGATTACAGAGATTACGCTCAGAAAATAGCCAAGTTCCGAGAAGATTGGGCGCAGTATTTAGAGGATATTCAAAGCTTTGTTATGATAACGGATGAGGGTGAAATCAAAGAATTCTCATTCAAAAGCCTAGGCGAAAGTCTCCTATAG